One Lentisphaera araneosa HTCC2155 DNA window includes the following coding sequences:
- a CDS encoding sulfatase family protein yields the protein MTRFFIMILLSGLVFAEDAKSKKPNILWLFCDDMAVNAIGAYGSRFAEMNMTKNIDGLAREGMRFDKTYVCNSVCAPSRAALLTGKHSHKNGKYGNVEKFNHDQMQFQKLIGKGGYQSALFGKTHLQGEIQGFDHWETLPGHGKYINPALLTAEGKVNHEGHSSDVITNRALEWYNEKRDKDKPFMLMVHYKAPHRAWIPAPRFVEKFKDTVFPEPKTLFDDYKTRDMAVQHSMGIREHMNLEKDLKTNIWEHRKYLLNKDLSKEELTRQKYQAYMRDYFACVAGVDENVGRLLDQLKADGIDDNTIVMFSSDQGFYLGEHGWFDKRWMYEESFRTPYIVKWPGVTKPGSVNTDLCQNIDFAETFLDIAGVEAPSDMQGESLVPLFEGETPKDWRKSLYYHYYMEGHGVTMHDGVSTGDYKLIKFYGKKAKGKDHWEFYDLKNDPAEMNNLYNNPEMASKIKEMKEEYTSIRDYYEVPDERVVMVKRDKSKKNKK from the coding sequence ATGACTCGATTTTTTATAATGATTCTGCTTTCTGGCTTAGTTTTTGCGGAAGACGCAAAGAGTAAGAAACCAAATATTCTATGGCTTTTTTGTGATGACATGGCAGTCAATGCCATCGGCGCCTACGGCAGTCGCTTTGCCGAGATGAATATGACCAAAAATATTGATGGACTTGCTAGAGAAGGCATGCGCTTTGATAAAACTTATGTTTGTAATTCTGTGTGTGCTCCAAGTCGCGCGGCCTTACTCACAGGTAAGCACAGTCACAAAAACGGTAAGTACGGTAACGTTGAAAAGTTTAATCACGATCAGATGCAGTTTCAGAAATTGATTGGCAAAGGCGGATATCAGTCAGCTTTATTTGGAAAAACTCATTTGCAGGGAGAGATTCAAGGTTTTGATCATTGGGAAACCCTCCCGGGTCATGGCAAGTATATCAACCCAGCCTTACTAACAGCTGAAGGCAAAGTGAATCATGAGGGACATTCCTCTGATGTGATCACTAATCGGGCTCTTGAATGGTACAATGAAAAGCGCGATAAAGATAAACCCTTTATGTTGATGGTTCATTATAAGGCTCCTCACCGTGCATGGATTCCTGCGCCTCGCTTTGTCGAAAAGTTTAAAGATACGGTATTTCCTGAGCCCAAGACTCTTTTTGACGATTACAAAACTCGCGATATGGCCGTGCAACACTCTATGGGCATTCGCGAGCATATGAATCTGGAAAAAGACTTGAAAACAAATATTTGGGAACACAGAAAATATTTGTTAAATAAAGACCTATCTAAAGAAGAGTTGACACGTCAGAAGTACCAAGCTTACATGAGAGATTATTTTGCCTGTGTCGCTGGTGTTGATGAAAACGTGGGGCGCTTGCTCGATCAACTCAAAGCAGACGGCATTGATGACAACACTATTGTCATGTTCAGTTCAGATCAGGGCTTTTATCTTGGAGAGCATGGCTGGTTTGATAAGCGCTGGATGTATGAAGAATCTTTTAGAACTCCTTACATTGTGAAATGGCCGGGTGTGACCAAGCCGGGAAGCGTTAACACGGATCTTTGTCAGAATATTGATTTCGCGGAAACGTTTTTAGACATTGCAGGTGTTGAGGCGCCTAGTGATATGCAGGGAGAAAGTCTAGTGCCCCTATTTGAGGGTGAGACACCGAAAGACTGGCGCAAGAGCCTTTACTACCATTATTACATGGAGGGTCATGGCGTGACGATGCACGATGGCGTAAGTACTGGTGATTATAAACTCATTAAATTCTATGGTAAAAAAGCCAAAGGAAAAGATCATTGGGAATTCTATGACCTTAAAAATGATCCCGCTGAAATGAATAATCTCTACAATAATCCCGAGATGGCGTCTAAGATTAAAGAAATGAAAGAGGAATACACTAGCATCCGCGATTACTACGAAGTTCCAGATGAGCGCGTGGTCATGGTGAAACGCGATAAATCGAAGAAAAACAAAAAGTAA